The sequence GACATGGTGACTTCCGCGAGGAAGTCCATCATCACATAGTCCACAGGACCACGGGTGACCTGGTGATAGGGCGCGTCGATGAGATCGCCCCAGAATCCCTGGCCACTGGCGATGCGAATTCGGTCTTTCAAGGATTACCTTCCGGGTGGGATGAAACGGACATGGAACATCTGTATTCCACTACTTCGAAAGTAATACTCCCCTGACTGATATACAAAGAAGCGCCACGAATTGCGCCGAAATGGGGTTCTTTTTCAGCACTTCAATTTCCTTTTTTCTCCCGCTCCCGTATTTCTTATCTTGGGCAATCACTGCAATGCCCACTTCCCTGCACACAGAGGGAAAGGGACATGCCGCGGTACCGTCCCTCCCCCGGAGTTTCACAAAAAAACATCGAGTCTTTATGGCTGAGAGCAAACCCAAACCCCGTCTGAAGGATTTTCCAAAGAATTACTGGATTGTCATCCTCTTCGAATTTTTCGAGCGCGGATCGTACTACGGCATGATGAGCATTCTGTCGGTGTACATGACGGATCAGCTCGGATTCTCAAAGGAAGGTGTCGGACTGATCAAAAGTACCATTCAGCCTCTGCTGTACTTCCTTCCCATTTTCTCCGGCGCGGTGGCCGACCGCATGGGATACCGTCGAACACTCATGGTCGCGTTTACCCTGCTGGGCGGAGGCTACTTCCTGACGAGTCAGATGACGGAATACAGTGCTGTGTTTTTCGCCCTCGTCATCATGGGCTTCGGGGCCGGTACCTTCAAACCGGTAGTTTCGGGGACCATCGCGAAAGTGACGGACGAAAACAACAGCACGCTCGGCTTTGGCATTTTCTACTGGACTATCAATCTCGGTGCATTCCTCTTCCCGCTGATTATCGTGCCAATGCTCAAAGCCATCGCCTGGCACTATGTCATTATCGCATCAGCCATCGGAACCGGCGCCATGCTGATTCCCACGATATTCCTGTTCAAGGAACCCAACGAGCCGCATCCTGACAAAGAGTCGTTCGGCACGGCGCTGAAGGGCATCTGGCAGAAACTCTGGATGGTGTTCACTGACTGGCGTTTCATTCTCTTCATCTTCATTTACAGCTGGTTCTGGATTCTGTATTTCCAGATGTTCGACAGCGTTCTGTGGTATGTCAAAGCCTTTGTCGATGCCACGCCGCTGGATAACTGGGTACAGAGTACGCTCGGAATCGACTGGCATTTCGATGTCGAACACGTGACCGTCATCAACGCAGGCACAATCATCCTGCTG is a genomic window of bacterium containing:
- a CDS encoding MFS transporter, which codes for MAESKPKPRLKDFPKNYWIVILFEFFERGSYYGMMSILSVYMTDQLGFSKEGVGLIKSTIQPLLYFLPIFSGAVADRMGYRRTLMVAFTLLGGGYFLTSQMTEYSAVFFALVIMGFGAGTFKPVVSGTIAKVTDENNSTLGFGIFYWTINLGAFLFPLIIVPMLKAIAWHYVIIASAIGTGAMLIPTIFLFKEPNEPHPDKESFGTALKGIWQKLWMVFTDWRFILFIFIYSWFWILYFQMFDSVLWYVKAFVDATPLDNWVQSTLGIDWHFDVEHVTVINAGTIILLQLFISKIVSKTKALPTMVTGIAFGTIGMAILAFDTSIWVFMAGIIIFSIGEMTAHPKFISYLGLIAPPDKKATYMGFGFLYGAFGSLVGGILGAFLYVRFIDNPMIAFVKQTIAERGGNIAGSGEMTIESALEIGNQIGLTKLDIAQHAMTSELWLLFSGIGVLCIIGLLTYQKVIGTRTGH